The sequence AATTTTACGGTTACATGTATTCCTAACCCGACGGCAGATCAGTTTCGTAACGTATTTAACGAAGACCTTAAGTCTCTGCCAACCGATGCCCAGGTAGTCATATACTACGCAGGTCATGGAATGACAGCGCAGGAATACAACCTAAACCAGTCTGATACTGAACAGGGCTACCTACTTCCAGTTGATGTAGTATCCAACGACAATGGAGAGGCTCCAGATCTGGCCATTTCCATGGAAGAAATAGCCCACGATCTGGCCGAACTGCCTTTTTCTCAGCTGTTGCTGATTCTCGACTGCTGCTATGCAGGTATGTTTCAGCAGGCTGCCATGAGATTTACTCCTCAAATTACCCTTAAACGATCTGATAGTAAAATCCTAGAATTGGAAACCCCCACGGCTAGTGGGTCAAGTACTGAGCGCGCAATAGCTGGATCGCGGGTTAGTCGACAGGTAAACAAGGAAGAGTTCAATGCATTTATCGGCTACAAAGCCAGACAGATCTTCACCTCTACGGCCTATGACCAGAAAGCAAAAGACAGTTATATGAATGTTACGCTCGAAAACGGGAACTCACCGTTTGCCGATAAGCTCTGCGATGCGTTAAGCTCTGACCAGGAAACAGTAGACAGCAATGATGACATTATCACTCTTTTTGAACTACAAAACTACATGCAGCCCCGCCTGGACCCCTTCCAGCAAGTCTGCTGCATTTTCCCTTTTTCGGGTCATGATGGCGGAGAATTTGTTTTCCTGAACAAGTACTCAAAACAACTTACAACCGATAAACGTCGAAATCCATTTATGGGCTTGCTCGATTATGAATCGAGTGATGCACCGTATTATTTCGGTCGCCGGACCGTGATCGACGAACTAACACCGCTGGTGCTCAACAATCCATTTGTCGTTGTAGTAGGCGCATCGGGGAGTGGCAAATCATCGTTGGTGAAAGCGGGAATTTTACCCAAGATCGAATCAGAACCTCATTTGAAGGTGATTCGACCGGGGAAAAATCCAATGGAAGGCCTGGCAAACTTTTCGGCTCATCCTGAGCAGTTTCTGGTCATTGATCAGATGGAGGAACTCGCTACCCAGACTAACATATATGAACAAGACAAGTTACTTAAGAATTTTTTCCAGGAGGCCTTTAAACTAATCGATACCCAACAGGTTCGGGGAATCATTGGCACGTTACGGATCGAATTCATAAAACCCATCAAAACCGCCGTTGAAGCCATAAGACCAGGCTTTTGGCAGCAGTACCTGGTTCCCACCTTCAGCATTGAAGACCTTAATGATATCATACTCTGCCCGGCGGAACTCGTAAAAGTTTTTTTTCAGCCTGAACGCGAAGTAGTTGGCAAAATCATCAATGATTTCCGGCTATACCCCAATGCATTGCCACTCCTCTCACTGGCTCTGGACGACCTCTTTTCCAGTACATTCCGGATCGATCGCACGATTCGATTGGCGGATTATAAAGGCATTGAAGCTGTCCTGCAAAAGAAAGAACATGTTCTAAAAGAGATTAAGACTACCGATCTCGAATTAGATCAGCACGACATCGATGAATTTCGAAAAAACCTGATGATTCGCTTCGTTTCGTATCAGAATGGAACCTATGTCCGACGAAGAATTCCGACTATCAATGGTGAACTATCGTTTGGTCAGAAGTATGACCAGCTAGCGAAACGCCTGATCAACGCGCTGGCAGAAAACCGGCTCGTCGAGAGAATAGAACCCAAACTCGACAGTAGTTCAGATGCAGTTAAGCAGGAAGGCCATATTGAACTGGCGCATGAAGCGCTGATTTTTTCGTGGGATGAATTCCGGACTTCCCTGCTTGAACTGGGTTCTGATTCGCTCATCCGGCACAATAAACTAGCGGATGATACGACGTTGTATAATCCTGCCGATCCCGAACCATCTCTTTGGACCAATAGCCAAATGCTCGCCCTGCTCAGCAAAGCAGATCGAAGTATCGATACCATGGATTTTATATTGGGTAAATATATACTTCGTCCTATACTGCGTCGGTTTGGCAAAACAGTGCGTCCGCCGTGGACCTATTTTCTGATCTTTGAGCCATTCGAGAGCGTATTTGGTACTATAAACTGGCTACTGACAGCCGAGCAAAATTTCCTTAGAGCAAGTTACAAAGCTGCAGTCGGCAGACGATTTGGAGCGGTTAAAACGACGCTGATCGCCTTTTCGTTTCTTTACGTTGCTCAACTGATGCTGAGTATATATATAGGAAGACGTTATGAGATGAACAATCAGGAGAAAGAAATGATACGTAAAACGAAAGACCTTAAGGAAAAATTAGAGGAAAATACAAAAGATGATATTAATGATAAAATGAAGTCTGCAGAAGCGCTGACTTACATCAACGCCTACGCTGAAGCGCTCAGAAAATACAGCGAACTGGATCATTTTTTAGCGGACAATACGCTCCTCCAGAAAGATAGTATACGCGCCAAACGGGCCGAAATCAGTCAGAAAGTCAAACAGACAAGAAGCCGCCAGACAGCGTTTAATGCCATTACGCAACTTATTAAAAAAGCTGATTCATTGAGTCAGTGGCCCCTTTTACACCCAACGTCGGAAATGGCAGAATCCTGCCTTCATAATACTTATTTTAAGATGGCCGCTGATCGCTATGTGGAGGCTAGCCAATACCTCAATGCCAATAAAATGCTATTCAGGGACAAGTTCTTTTCGCAAACCTGGAATGAATTAAACCGGCAAACCCAGAACGGTCTGAATATATCCACTATTGAACTCAAAAACTTGCAGCGTATTTGTCTGGATGTGAGTGCCGGATTTAACCTGGTTAACGCCAACACAGGAAATTATACCCAGCAACATAGTAAATACAAGAAGATTAGTCAGGCTATCGACGACTACCTGAAGCAGAAGAAACCCAAGCCGAAGAGAAACTAAATAACCCTGGGCTCCACTTATACAATTCACTCAAAATCAATTGTGTAAGAATTAGAATGTAGGTACATTGAAAACTACCTTCCTAACCTTGACTTAACAATATGAACGCTTCCACACGCACGCTATGGACCGATGATTTTCTGAACCAGAAACGGCTGATTGGCGATCCGCTGGCCGATACCACCATTGGAACGATTATGAATCTTGGTCTAAAAGGCGAATTAGATCAACTTTTTCGATTACTGACCCAAAACGATTCTTTCGTCACGCTTTCAGCACATAAATTTCAAGGTTTTAGCTCGGAGCTTGTGCGGGCTGTCGAGCCTTTTTTCGAGGAATCGGGTCAACTTCCGGCCGAGCTGGGCGATCCCTTCGAATTGAACACAGCCGCCGATGAATTCGAAGATCGCATGATACCCATTCTGTTGTCGCTTCATTGCAAATCGCTCCCGCTCAGCTATGCCTGTGCCAATGGAGCTAAAGTGCTGCATCAGGCTGGCCGCATGATCGTGCATGATAAGTCACTCAAACCCTTTACACGACGGCTATTCGAAACGGCTCAGTTTGTGAATAATCTGATGGCCAAAAATGGATTTGAGCCTACGGGTAATGCCATCATCAGTGTTCAGAAAGTGCGGCTTATGCACGCGGCAATTCGTTTTTACACCAAACTTCGGCCCTGGGATGTCGGCCTGTTTGGCGAACCCATCAACCAGGAAGACCTGGCACTCGGTCACCAGATTTTTAGTTCGGTAATTATCAGCGGGTTACGGCAACTTGGCATTGAGGTATCTGATAATCAGGAACGGTGTTATCTCTATCTATGGCAGACCGTAGCACACATCCTGGGAATTCAACCTGATCTGGTAACGCAGACACAAGCTGATGGTGAATATTTATTACAACGAATTATGGACAGGCAAGCCGCCCCTTCCGATGAAGGAGCTGCGCTGACCTACGCCTGCATCGAATTTGTGGACGGCAAATTGCAATGGTCGTCTATCAAGCATCTGACACCACGGCTGATGCGCTTCCTGATCGGTGACCAATACGCCCGGATGTTGCAAATTCCGGGCACACCAGCTGTTGCTGAAAATGCTGATCCAGAGGATTTCAGCCTGATTAGTACTTTATTTCCAAGATGGGATGCCGTCAATGAAAGCAATCTATTGCTTAAGTCGGCTACGCGGTTTATACTCAATAGCGGTCTCGACGTTGGGCTTAAAGCATACAACGATACCCCTCAGGATCAGTTCTTCGTACCGTCATCGCTCTCAGATTATCTCAACCAAAAGAATGCCATTCCTCTATCGGCCGGGGCCGAGGCTCAAACGTTGACCATGGCCATTGAACGGTTTGATGCTTTAACAAAGCTCCTCAAGCATCTGAATCACCCCCTTGGTTTCTTTACCATTGCCGGGAGCCACTTAACAAAACAGGTAGCCGACAACATTCAGAAAAAAGCATTCGTCAATCATTCATCGATCGGCGCACTCTACCTGAAAAGCGTTAATCGTTTTTTTGACGAGGTCAACCACGTTGGTAAAGATGAAGCCGTTGCCGGGCCCTGGCGCGTAGTATTTCAATCTGACCAACGACTACTCACTATTGATCAGCATTTGTTGCTTCCTGGCTATGCCTATCTAGCCTATGACCTGATTCGGGTATTGACCGATAACCTTCCAGCTCAACAGCAAACAGGCTTCAAATCAGATTACCAGCGCATCATTACACTATTCACCAACATCTACATGAAGCTCATCGAGCAGCTTGGCCGTATACATCCTGACTACGGTTGGCTGGCTGGCCTGACATTTGAACCTGCCCGCGAATCTGCATTTGCCACGTTCCGGACAGAAGTCACTGGCGCCTGGTCATTTACCGCTCAACTCTCTGATTTGGAAGCTGATTCTACGTCAACAAGACTTGCACATGATTTGGCGACGGCGACGGTAGCCGATCAAATTGCCAATCCTACTGACGACAGTCGCCAAAAATTAAACGAACTCGCTGAGCGTCAATTCCCCGTCGATCAACCTGACCAGACAGTAGCCGCTAAACTGGATGCTTTGTTAGCCGACGAATTTCATTAATTCCCTTTCTCTTTTAACCATTCTACACTGTATGAC comes from Spirosoma aureum and encodes:
- a CDS encoding nSTAND1 domain-containing NTPase → MFPNRHAYLLGVQDYQDSKIPKLSTPINDINRLALILKERYNFTVTCIPNPTADQFRNVFNEDLKSLPTDAQVVIYYAGHGMTAQEYNLNQSDTEQGYLLPVDVVSNDNGEAPDLAISMEEIAHDLAELPFSQLLLILDCCYAGMFQQAAMRFTPQITLKRSDSKILELETPTASGSSTERAIAGSRVSRQVNKEEFNAFIGYKARQIFTSTAYDQKAKDSYMNVTLENGNSPFADKLCDALSSDQETVDSNDDIITLFELQNYMQPRLDPFQQVCCIFPFSGHDGGEFVFLNKYSKQLTTDKRRNPFMGLLDYESSDAPYYFGRRTVIDELTPLVLNNPFVVVVGASGSGKSSLVKAGILPKIESEPHLKVIRPGKNPMEGLANFSAHPEQFLVIDQMEELATQTNIYEQDKLLKNFFQEAFKLIDTQQVRGIIGTLRIEFIKPIKTAVEAIRPGFWQQYLVPTFSIEDLNDIILCPAELVKVFFQPEREVVGKIINDFRLYPNALPLLSLALDDLFSSTFRIDRTIRLADYKGIEAVLQKKEHVLKEIKTTDLELDQHDIDEFRKNLMIRFVSYQNGTYVRRRIPTINGELSFGQKYDQLAKRLINALAENRLVERIEPKLDSSSDAVKQEGHIELAHEALIFSWDEFRTSLLELGSDSLIRHNKLADDTTLYNPADPEPSLWTNSQMLALLSKADRSIDTMDFILGKYILRPILRRFGKTVRPPWTYFLIFEPFESVFGTINWLLTAEQNFLRASYKAAVGRRFGAVKTTLIAFSFLYVAQLMLSIYIGRRYEMNNQEKEMIRKTKDLKEKLEENTKDDINDKMKSAEALTYINAYAEALRKYSELDHFLADNTLLQKDSIRAKRAEISQKVKQTRSRQTAFNAITQLIKKADSLSQWPLLHPTSEMAESCLHNTYFKMAADRYVEASQYLNANKMLFRDKFFSQTWNELNRQTQNGLNISTIELKNLQRICLDVSAGFNLVNANTGNYTQQHSKYKKISQAIDDYLKQKKPKPKRN
- a CDS encoding oxygenase MpaB family protein codes for the protein MNASTRTLWTDDFLNQKRLIGDPLADTTIGTIMNLGLKGELDQLFRLLTQNDSFVTLSAHKFQGFSSELVRAVEPFFEESGQLPAELGDPFELNTAADEFEDRMIPILLSLHCKSLPLSYACANGAKVLHQAGRMIVHDKSLKPFTRRLFETAQFVNNLMAKNGFEPTGNAIISVQKVRLMHAAIRFYTKLRPWDVGLFGEPINQEDLALGHQIFSSVIISGLRQLGIEVSDNQERCYLYLWQTVAHILGIQPDLVTQTQADGEYLLQRIMDRQAAPSDEGAALTYACIEFVDGKLQWSSIKHLTPRLMRFLIGDQYARMLQIPGTPAVAENADPEDFSLISTLFPRWDAVNESNLLLKSATRFILNSGLDVGLKAYNDTPQDQFFVPSSLSDYLNQKNAIPLSAGAEAQTLTMAIERFDALTKLLKHLNHPLGFFTIAGSHLTKQVADNIQKKAFVNHSSIGALYLKSVNRFFDEVNHVGKDEAVAGPWRVVFQSDQRLLTIDQHLLLPGYAYLAYDLIRVLTDNLPAQQQTGFKSDYQRIITLFTNIYMKLIEQLGRIHPDYGWLAGLTFEPARESAFATFRTEVTGAWSFTAQLSDLEADSTSTRLAHDLATATVADQIANPTDDSRQKLNELAERQFPVDQPDQTVAAKLDALLADEFH